The following coding sequences are from one Eucalyptus grandis isolate ANBG69807.140 chromosome 11, ASM1654582v1, whole genome shotgun sequence window:
- the LOC104427319 gene encoding protein CNGC15b → MSSGSPKSVRFQDDTETADSVQSDTGGHDFTFTSKIRGWHNADFWPEKGALRKSWRGKELSRVFSEDYDVVDTNILDPRGPIINRWNKIFLVACLISLFVDPLFFYLPRAHEDICIDVSIPLEVALTIVRSAVDAFYIIQIYVRFHTAYIAPSSRVFGRGELIVDASTIASRYLQRDFWPDILACLPLPQVLIWLAIPNLRGSSVVSSRNLIRFIIIIQYFLRLYLLFPLSSQIVKTSGVLTETAWAGAAYNLMLYMLASHVLGSSWYLLSIERQEECWRKLCNQEEPRCRFAYFDCRSVGNPSRAAWFGSSNISGLCDPNDNFFEFGIYADALTFGVTNSGFFNKYFYCLWWGLRNLSSLGQNLLTSTYVGEITFAIVIANLGLVLFGLLIGNMQTYLQSTTMRLEEWRIRRTDTEQWMKHRQLPHGLKQSVRRYDQYRWVTTHGVDEEAILRSLPLDLRRGIKRHLCLNLVRQVPLFDQMDERMLDAMCERLKPSLGTPGMVVVREGDPVNEMIFIIRGHLDSYTTNGGRTGFFNSCHIGPGDFCGEELLTWALDPRPSIILPSSTRTVKAISEVEAFALVAEDLKFVASQFRRLHSKQLRHTFRFHSHQWRMWAACFVQAAWFRYKRRREAEELKRRESFVASISEPAQDQNGISSLPRTGSGFVYAVRLATGITRGGSQRCRNDIDILSSLQKPIEPDFTVEDR, encoded by the exons ATGTCTTCCGGTAGTCCGAAATCAGTGAG ATTTCAAGATGATACCGAAACAGCTGACTCTGTGCAGTCAGATACAGGAGGTCATGACTTCACATTTACCAGTAAGATCAGAGGGTGGCACAATGCTGATTTCTGGCCCGAGAAGGGTGCCCTCAGAAAATCCTGGCGCGGAAAAGAGCTCTCCAGAGTTTTCTCTGAGGACTACGACGTGGTAGACACGAACATATTGGATCCTCGAGGACCCATAATCAATAGGTGGAACAAGATCTTCTTGGTGGCATgtttgatctctctctttgtggaCCCTCTCTTCTTTTACCTGCCGAGGGCCCACGAGGACATTTGCATTGATGTATCCATACCTCTCGAGGTGGCCCTCACCATTGTTCGCTCAGCGGTCGATGCGTTTTACATAATTCAGATATATGTTCGGTTTCACACGGCTTACATTGCTCCTTCCTCTCGCGTATTTGGTAGAGGAGAGCTCATAGTGGATGCTTCTACGATTGCTTCGAGGTACCTGCAAAGAGATTTCTGGCCTGACATCCTGGCATGCTTGCCTCTTCCACAG GTTTTGATATGGCTGGCAATCCCGAATTTGAGGGGCTCTTCTGTGGTCAGCTCCAGGAACCTGATTCGATTCATTATCATAATTCAGTACTTCCTGAGGCTGTATCTTCTGTTTCCGCTCTCATCTCAAATAGTCAAGACCAGTGGGGTGTTGACGGAAACTGCCTGGGCTGGGGCTGCTTATAACTTGATGCTGTACATGTTGGCAAGCCAT GTTCTGGGATCGTCTTGGTACCTTTTATCAATTGAAAGGCAAGAAGAGTGTTGGAGGAAACTATGCAATCAGGAAGAACCACGGTGCCGCTTTGCATACTTTGATTGCCGGAGCGTAGGCAACCCGAGTAGGGCCGCCTGGTTTGGGTCAAGCAACATATCAGGCTTATGTGATCCGAATGACAACTTCTTTGAGTTCGGCATATATGCTGATGCATTGACTTTTGGAGTTACAAACTCAGGGTTCTTCAACAAGTACTTCTATTGCCTGTGGTGGGGCCTGAGAAATCTAAG CTCGCTCGGGCAAAATCTCCTCACGAGCACTTATGTCGGAGAAATAACATTTGCCATCGTAATTGCAAACCTCGGATTAGTGCTCTTTGGACTGCTTATTGGGAATATGCAG ACGTATCTCCAATCGACGACGATGCGCCTGGAAGAGTGGAGGATCAGGCGGACAGACACGGAACAGTGGATGAAGCACCGACAATTGCCGCACGGACTGAAGCAGAGTGTCCGAAGGTATGATCAGTACAGGTGGGTTACCACTCATGGAGTCGATGAGGAAGCCATTTTAAGGAGCCTTCCCTTGGATCTACGTAGAGGCATTAAGCGCCACCTATGCCTCAATTTAGTGAGACAA GTACCGCTGTTCGATCAAATGGATGAGAGGATGCTCGATGCGATGTGTGAAAGGCTTAAGCCTTCTCTAGGTACCCCTGGAATGGTCGTGGTTCGGGAAGGTGATCCCGTCAATGAAATGATCTTCATCATCCGTGGCCACTTGGACTCCTACACGACGAATGGCGGTCGGACTGGGTTCTTCAACTCTTGCCATATCGGCCCGGGCGATTTCTGCGGCGAGGAGCTGCTAACGTGGGCTCTCGATCCTCGCCCGAGCATTATCCTCCCATCTTCCACGCGGACCGTAAAGGCTATAAGCGAGGTCGAAGCCTTTGCTCTCGTGGCGGAGGACCTGAAGTTCGTGGCTTCGCAGTTCCGTAGGCTGCATAGCAAGCAGCTGAGGCACACCTTTCGCTTCCACTCGCACCAGTGGAGGATGTGGGCGGCGTGCTTCGTCCAAGCGGCATGGTTCCGATACAAAAGGcgaagagaagcagaggagctgAAGAGAAGGGAGAGCTTTGTGGCTTCTATCTCGGAGCCGGCCCAGGACCAAAATGGCATCTCCTCCTTGCCTCGTACAGGATCCGGCTTCGTGTACGCGGTGAGATTGGCCACGGGCATTACGAGGGGCGGGAGCCAACGCTGCAGAAACGACATCGATATCCTTAGCTCGTTGCAGAAGCCGATAGAGCCCGACTTCACAGTTGAAGATAGATGA